A single Methanolobus sp. ZRKC5 DNA region contains:
- a CDS encoding phosphate-starvation-inducible PsiE family protein, whose protein sequence is MIIKTVIVMMALVILSATLEIGWIVFKDLITPPVFLIGVDQILDVFGLFFLVIIGIELLETVKMIITESLMNVDVIILVGVTAIVRKVMIIDIKSTEPLFLAGMGVLILALAATYYLITSSEKEFKCTLDYEKE, encoded by the coding sequence TTGATCATAAAGACAGTTATCGTGATGATGGCACTTGTTATCCTTAGTGCTACATTGGAAATTGGATGGATAGTGTTTAAGGATTTGATTACCCCTCCTGTTTTCTTAATCGGTGTGGATCAGATACTGGATGTATTTGGTCTGTTCTTCCTTGTTATAATTGGTATAGAGTTACTGGAAACTGTAAAAATGATAATCACGGAATCTTTAATGAATGTGGATGTTATCATCCTTGTAGGGGTCACTGCAATCGTAAGAAAAGTGATGATAATTGATATTAAAAGTACAGAACCCCTGTTCCTTGCAGGTATGGGTGTGCTTATTCTTGCACTTGCAGCAACATATTATCTGATAACAAGCTCTGAAAAAGAATTCAAGTGCACACTTGATTATGAAAAAGAATAA
- a CDS encoding DMT family transporter, whose product MISIKSSKYSYLELIISCTIFGASGIFIKHVSGMQTSSIIFYRLIFGFIMLLAYCILTKKCNILYLDKKKLYILLIAIFNVLTLYTYFSSIKYAGISIAVLLLYTAPVYVTLLSPLFLKEKITKRGMFSLLISITGILIVILPGSKASGYDAHILLGIIFGVLSGISYSGTIMTVSYLKDEYSGITQLFWSTFISLLILLPFGSKVPADVLFMNLRTLILFGVVTTAFASVLYLNSVAKIRAQTVSVLALLEPVSGILFGFLFLHEPIFMHTLQGCFLIILGAFILLFEPGNLNLAHVAGSKTYISIIGRNKLLKIPAIYSSRLLRK is encoded by the coding sequence ATGATATCTATTAAAAGCAGTAAATACTCTTATTTAGAGCTTATAATCTCATGTACTATATTCGGAGCTAGTGGAATCTTTATAAAACATGTTAGTGGTATGCAAACAAGTTCTATTATCTTTTACAGGCTTATTTTTGGATTCATAATGCTATTAGCTTACTGTATACTGACTAAAAAGTGTAATATCCTTTATTTGGACAAAAAGAAACTTTATATCCTTTTAATTGCAATTTTTAATGTTCTTACCCTTTATACTTACTTCAGTTCTATAAAGTATGCAGGTATTTCGATTGCCGTCCTGTTGCTTTACACAGCACCAGTGTACGTTACATTATTGTCTCCTCTCTTTTTAAAAGAGAAGATTACAAAACGTGGCATGTTTTCCCTATTGATCTCAATAACCGGGATTCTAATCGTTATACTACCAGGAAGCAAAGCATCCGGATATGATGCTCATATTTTGCTGGGTATAATTTTTGGTGTCCTGTCTGGTATTTCTTACAGTGGAACGATCATGACTGTTAGTTATCTCAAAGATGAATATTCAGGTATCACTCAGTTGTTCTGGTCAACTTTTATCAGCTTGCTGATTCTGTTACCTTTTGGTAGCAAAGTACCGGCAGACGTACTTTTTATGAATCTGCGAACTCTTATTCTATTCGGGGTGGTAACAACAGCTTTTGCTTCGGTGCTCTATCTCAACAGTGTTGCAAAAATTCGGGCACAAACAGTAAGTGTGCTTGCATTACTTGAACCTGTAAGTGGTATTCTTTTCGGGTTCCTGTTCCTTCACGAACCTATATTTATGCATACTCTTCAGGGGTGCTTCCTTATAATCCTGGGTGCATTCATCCTTCTTTTTGAGCCGGGAAATCTTAATCTTGCACATGTGGCAGGTTCAAAGACCTATATATCTATCATTGGCAGAAATAAATTATTAAAAATCCCTGCAATATATTCTTCACGGCTACTAAGGAAATAA
- a CDS encoding GNAT family N-acetyltransferase, which yields MVDKTEDFQIRTMRRSDIDMAIRWAEEEGWNPGLNDAECFYATDPSGFFIGELDGEPICCMSNVVYDDRFAFAGFYIVIPEYRNHGYGSRLFNEAMSYAGNRNIGGDGVVEMQEKYQQRSGFTFAYRNIRFEGIGGGTEPEGMIPVSHVSFDALVDYDSLHFPSRRENFLRSWISQKGCSAFAKLDDSGAIMGYGVIRPCFTGSKIGPLFASTPKIAGNIFNSLLATVGETPVFFDVPEPNTHALAIVQSHGMSRVFETGRMYTKNVPMLPINNIFGVTSFELG from the coding sequence ATGGTGGATAAAACAGAGGATTTTCAGATCCGCACAATGAGGCGTTCGGATATTGATATGGCTATCAGATGGGCAGAAGAAGAAGGCTGGAATCCTGGGTTGAATGATGCAGAGTGTTTTTATGCCACTGATCCTTCCGGTTTCTTTATAGGGGAACTTGATGGAGAACCAATCTGCTGTATGTCAAATGTTGTTTATGATGACAGATTTGCATTTGCAGGTTTTTATATTGTGATACCGGAATACAGAAACCACGGTTATGGAAGCAGACTTTTTAATGAAGCAATGTCCTATGCAGGCAATAGGAACATTGGTGGTGACGGGGTAGTAGAAATGCAGGAAAAATATCAGCAGAGGTCTGGTTTCACTTTTGCCTATCGTAACATAAGGTTCGAAGGCATTGGAGGAGGTACAGAACCCGAGGGGATGATTCCGGTTTCACACGTCTCATTTGATGCTCTGGTGGATTATGATAGCCTTCATTTTCCATCGCGTCGTGAGAATTTCCTGCGTTCATGGATTTCCCAGAAAGGGTGCAGTGCATTTGCAAAACTTGATGATTCTGGTGCAATTATGGGATACGGTGTTATAAGGCCATGTTTCACTGGATCGAAAATAGGTCCGTTATTTGCCTCAACTCCTAAGATTGCAGGAAATATATTCAACAGTCTTCTGGCCACAGTTGGCGAAACACCTGTGTTCTTCGATGTTCCTGAACCTAACACTCATGCTCTGGCTATCGTACAATCCCATGGCATGTCCAGAGTTTTTGAAACTGGAAGGATGTATACAAAAAATGTTCCTATGCTTCCAATTAACAATATTTTCGGTGTAACCAGTTTTGAATTAGGATGA